The Vanessa atalanta chromosome 2, ilVanAtal1.2, whole genome shotgun sequence genome has a segment encoding these proteins:
- the LOC125072935 gene encoding 1-acyl-sn-glycerol-3-phosphate acyltransferase beta-like encodes MWDKLWLILAVIVFTYLSKKIKTSEEPSKFFFYLKFSIFYLYGSLLACIVWPFFLFTPKNLKNAALGAWLIKPVTKIYDLKWHLRNGEVLSKEEGAVIVSNHQSSLDILGLFNIWNDVGKLAPIAKKELFYVWPFGLAAYLAGVVFIDRKNARGAYEQLKITSDVMVKNKTKMWLFPEGTRNKENDTLLPFKKGAFIIAVAAQKPIIPVVFSPYYFINEKKYIFNKGHVVIQCLEPVPTEGLTMEDVPDLVDRVRNQMDKKYKELIQEVLSALPPDYPHAYKDHKIAGD; translated from the exons ATGTGGGACAAGTTGTGGTTGATTCTAGCCGTGATTGTGTTTACTTATCTTTCGAAAAAGATTAAGACCAGTGAAGAACCGagcaaattctttttttatttaaaattctctaTCTTCTATCTCTATGGATCTTTATTGGCGTGTATCGTCTGGCCATTCTTCTTGTTTACtccaaaaaatcttaaaaatgcagc ACTTGGTGCTTGGCTGATAAAGCCTGTAACTAAAATATACGATTTAAAATGGCATCTACGCAATGGTGAAGTGTTATCTAAAGAGGAAGGGGCCGTTATTGTTTCAAATCATCAGTCGTCTCTTGATATATTAG GTCTCTTTAATATTTGGAATGATGTGGGTAAGCTGGCGCCTATTGCTAAGAAGGAGTTGTTCTACGTTTGGCCCTTTGGATTAGCAGCCTATCTCGCGGGAGTAGTATTCATAGATAGAAAAAACGCAAGAGGTGCATATGAACAGCTTAAAATTACATCAGATGTTATGGTTAAGAATAAG ACAAAGATGTGGCTGTTTCCTGAGGGTACAAGGAATAAAGAAAACGATACACTTTTACCGTTTAAAAAGGGAGCATTCATCATCGCAGTGGCCGCACAAAAACCGATCATACCTGTGGTCTTTTCTCCATACTATTTcataaatgaaaagaaatatatatttaacaaag GACACGTTGTAATCCAGTGCCTAGAGCCCGTGCCAACAGAGGGGTTGACAATGGAGGACGTTCCGGATCTTGTGGATCGAGTGAGGAATCAAatggataaaaaatacaaagaactCATACAAGAAGTTTTGAGTGCTTTACCGCCTGACTACCCACACGCTTACAAAGATCACAAAATTGCGggcgattaa